Proteins encoded in a region of the Zea mays cultivar B73 chromosome 2, Zm-B73-REFERENCE-NAM-5.0, whole genome shotgun sequence genome:
- the LOC100383247 gene encoding uncharacterized protein isoform X1, with product MRPSRSRPLGGPPRLPRPCLRLIGIGVRLLAMAAAPSPRPRMAHRKGGAAPISLFLDTDLGTHLALLVAPDTGIRGLKSQVAAEHAAAFPDIGPVITKSFQVRRKGVLYRLSDSMTVMSSFTKIEGGCFLHVNMAEATEATYCCQDAPAIDDKRLSDVSLGIHVKNHIKELPVMASDVACDLLPRDLEGGNDDTTLNNVQAHDALPNCTLVPSSSQLNTEILKNKAVGMDSDAEAGIDQVIDKAKSYSGQIKHANQAEGTYISSTSMACVDKSSNESNMSHAVAELHASRDHGVGDDVSDKKQVRVEQQLLEEIQSKDTLSQVKEHKKSRTGFFDASCTSLLKTGTTLVESLNTSNHQEVHETFNVESIQLENPSTVGKKKKRKRRQLSPSKSASAQETIEPSATAVDLLKPTGEGLPNNSLGIQIHNILAMDNLSQEKEHKKSRTSSPDTSSRHLLETDPASLREPLNTSNHQVHDTLHQESIQLENPSAAGKKKKRKRQLSPSKSVSTQITTEPSPGAAPADLSRSTGDEAYNVELNGKDETIVEESGCRLSSSELNDANQGGKSVQFVSDALASIDLICKQEKFGHSLKGCKDPSIANAIYSTSENVAIEGKTTKESCVPLDRGDKHEEKKQHNEGCHNEAVPEISHMEKGGRSTDVSNKRHTNQITSQVKKGKKSKVGSVGMPTVDATGEKDHMYSENAAKQDTVSTKKEIAHEPSVQQMSNIVYQGDSNVVENPSGDGKKKKKRRRHSESLKGMNPSQDLTSSSGFVTNKNSIQCTDAAPIDAKQTTQGIIEGETVNEHMKLSRSLDVAATNIVDGVLADLRPKDSLSKDLDEDLLPGQTHLGSNQNGLEVPESIAVKVGSVTAALPPKCPAAVHFASPVSSPRQKKSKGKKSKVLSTMTDSSHQSSGVSEEDANRELTESDSLRFADKTSDPEDIVTGNVVAQADDKRKTTKRQRKKGSVKQVCDTLALKETNDAEENLVQGGYVVDTPLSTVGEVEQKGKSSQIPTPKIRKTNCSTHGLDSHTTKDNQGVYVTDIIETHDNENAAGTPTLHEVQKYAMVLKSANTNSQKQRKTSSNSELQSQDCALEHGFTADLVNGRTEREVSTTSSASAVKPDYHTVFHRANDGINFLDHFSCSNMNDDPSIAAESKQNNEDEPLREMKNKKKKWKQGTSSIEPNDILESFPSEKASLTGHFGTSKAIVSSVAKESMNIENENVNDGKEKKRKGKANMEVPTAEKDNSNCDNQGIDISTQESLISFVQNERTGQDNGKESNSKVTQNASIMQHGREDPTWNHTPEKNLHQSVDDDQNKLLTEKDHAHISKEVGKFTSQPKPHAKIRKPDEFTIKGKVAPNPKPVSNLMKDFSTSPGASSDSTEGMPQSANRYKVSVQKVPSKMYQETSGNSKKASRKIVSGAISNDSIREGCGDELDTTTVMEGSSDSSSTSADSGISSTAYDESEASDDDGAISLSQKSLKGGLHISSILRGSRSYKKARKKLEELLDDDDTIVPDSQPTDGLRG from the exons ATGAGACCCTCACGGTCTCGGCCCCTCGGCGGGCCTCCCCGCCTCCCTCGCCCCTGCCTTCGCCTCATTGGTATTGGCGTCCGCTTGCTCGCTATGGCCGCCGCCCCGTCGCCGCGGCCGCGAATGGCACACCGCAAAGGCGGAGCCGCCCCCATCTCCCTCTTCCTTGACACCGATCTCGGCACCCACCTCGCCCTGCTCGTCGCCCCGGACACCGGCATCCGCGGCCTCAAGT CGCAGGTGGCCGCGGAGCACGCTGCCGCCTTCCCCGACATTGGCCCCGTCATCACCAAGTCCTTCCAG GTCCGGCGGAAGGGTGTACTGTATCGCCTTTCTGATTCAATGACAGTGATGAGTTCCTTCACCAAAATTGAAGGTGGGTGCTTTCTTCACGTCAATATGGCAGAGGCTACAGAAGCCACATACTGCTGCCAAGATGCTCCAGCAATTGATGATAAAAGATTGAGTGATGTTAGTCTTGGAATTCATGTAAAGAACCATATTAAGGAGCTGCCTGTGATGGCATCAGATGTTGCTTGTGATTTGCTCCCTAGAGACCTTGAAG GTGGTAATGATGACACCACGCTGAATAATGTTCAAGCACATGATGCATTGCCCAATTGTACCTTGGTGCCATCCTCATCACAGCTAAATACTGAAATACTGAAGAACAAAGCAGTGGGTATGGACAGTGATGCAGAAGCAGGAATTGATCAAGTTATTGACAAAGCGAAGAGTTACAGTGGCCAGATAAAACATGCTAATCAAGCTGAAGGCACCTACATTAGTTCCACATCAATGGCATGTGTTGATAAATCTTCAAATGAGAGTAATATGTCACATGCTGTGGCGGAGCTACATGCAAGTCGAGACCATGGCGTTGGTGATGATGTTTCTGACAAAAAGCAAGTCAGGGTAGAGCAGCAACTGCTGGAAGAGATACAATCAAAGGATACTCTTTCACAAGTAAAGGAGCACAAAAAATCTAGGACTGGTTTTTTTGACGCATCATGTACGTCCCTACTGAAAACAGGTACTACTCTTGTGGAATCTTTAAACACTTCTAATCATCAAGAAGTCCATGAAACCTTCAATGTGGAGTCCATCCAGCTAGAAAATCCAAGCACTGttggaaagaagaagaaaaggaaaaggcgTCAATTGTCCCCTTCAAAATCTGCTTCTGCTCAAGAGACAATAGAACCATCAGCTACGGCAGTAGATTTATTAAAACCCACAGGTGAAGGTCTGCCTAATAACAGCCTTGGGATACAGATTCATAATATACTTGCAATGGATAATCTTTCACAAGAAAAGGAGCACAAAAAATCTAGGACTAGTTCTCCTGACACATCAAGTAGGCATCTACTGGAAACAGACCCTGCTTCTCTTAGGGAACCTTTAAACACTTCGAATCATCAAGTCCATGACACTTTACATCAGGAGTCCATCCAGCTAGAAAACCCAAGTGCTGctgggaagaagaaaaagagaaagcgTCAATTGTCCCCTTCAAAATCTGTTTCTACTCAAATAACGACAGAACCATCGCCTGGGGCAGCCCCAGCAGACTTATCAAGATCCACAG GCGACGAAGCATATAATGTTGAATTGAATGGCAAAGATGAAACTATAGTCGAAGAATCTGGCTGTCGTCTTTCATCATCAGAACTTAATGATGCAAACCAGGGGGGCAAAAGTGTTCAGTTTGTGAGCGATGCTCTGGCATCTATAGATCTAATCTGTAAACAAGAGAAGTTTGGTCATTCTCTCAAGGGATGTAAGGATCCTTCAATTGCAAATGCCATTTATTCTACAAGTGAAAATGTAGCTATTGAAGGAAAAACTACAAAAGAAAGTTGTGTCCCTTTGGATAGAGGGGACAAGCATGAAGAAAAAAAACAACACAATGAGGGATGTCATAATGAAGCTGTACCTGAAATAAGCCACATGGAGAAAGGTGGCAGAAGTACAGATGTCTCTAACAAGAGGCACACAAATCAAATTACTTCTCAAGTGAAGAAGGGCAAAAAATCAAAGGTTGGTTCTGTTGGCATGCCTACCGTGGATGCCACTGGTGAAAAAGATCATATGTATAGTGAAAATGCTGCCAAACAAGATACTGTTTCTACTAAAAAGGAGATTGCCCATGAACCTTCTGTGCAGCAGATGTCAAACATTGTGTATCAAGGAGATTCAAATGTAGTAGAAAATCCGAGTGGTGatggaaagaaaaagaaaaaaagaagacgCCACTCAGAATCCTTAAAGGGTATGAATCCTAGTCAAGATCTGACATCATCTTCTGGAtttgtaacaaacaaaaactcgatACAATGTACAGATGCTGCTCCAATAGATGCAAAGCAAACAACCCAGGGCATTATAGAAGGAGAAACAGTTAATGAGCACATGAAGCTTAGTAGAAGTCTAGATGTAGCAGCAACAAATATTGTTGATGGGGTATTGGCAGATCTACGACCTAAAGACAGCTTAAGTAAGGATCTGGATGAAGATCTTTTACCAGGACAAACTCACCTAGGCAGCAATCAGAATGGACTAGAAGTTCCTGAATCCATTGCTGTTAAAGTTGGTAGCGTTACTGCAGCATTACCTCCAAAATGCCCTGCAGCGGTTCACTTTGCTTCTCCTGTTAGCTCACCTAGACAAAAGAAGTCTAAGGGGAAAAAATCGAAAGTGCTATCAACCATGACTGACTCTTCTCATCAATCAAGTGGTGTATCCGAAGAAGATGCTAATAGAGAATTAACAGAATCTGATTCTTTGAGGTTTGCTGATAAAACAAGTGATCCTGAGGATATAGTAACTGGAAATGTGGTTGCACAAGCTGATGATAAGCGCAAAACCACTAAGCGTCAAAGGAAGAAGGGCTCTGTTAAGCAGGTATGTGATACATTGGCATTGAAGGAAACAAATGATGCAGAAGAAAATTTGGTTCAGGGAGGTTATGTAGTTGACACTCCTTTAAGCACTGTTGGGGAAGTAGAGCAGAAAGGCAAGTCTTCTCAGATACCGACTCCTAAAATACGAAAAACTAATTGTTCTACTCATGGGCTGGATAGTCACACAACTAAGGACAACCAGGGTGTGTATGTAACTGACATCATTGAAACCCATGATAATGAAAATGCTGCAGGAACTCCAACCTTGCATGAAGTTCAGAAATATGCAATGGTTCTCAAATCTGCCAACACTAATTCTCAAAAGCAAAGGAAAACATCTTCGAATTCTGAACTTCAAAGTCAGGATTGTGCCCTGGAACATGGTTTCACTGCAGATTTGGTGAACGGCAGGACTGAAAGGGAAGTTAGCACTACAAGTTCTGCTAGTGCTGTTAAACCTGATTACCACACCGTTTTTCATCGTGCTAATGATGGAATCAATTTCCTCGATCATTTTAGCTGCAGCAATATGAATGATGATCCATCAATTGCTGCAGAAAGTAAGCAAAACAATGAAGATGAACCTTTAAGGGAAATGAAGAATAAAAAGAAGAAATGGAAGCAAGGTACTAGTAGCATTGAACCAAATGACATTCTAGAATCTTTTCCCTCAGAGAAAGCTAGCTTAACTGGTCATTTTGGTACCAGCAAAGCTATTGTGTCATCTGTTGCAAAAGAAAGCATGAACATAGAAAATGAGAATGTGAATGACGgcaaggagaagaagagaaagggcaAAGCTAATATGGAAGTACCTACTGCTGAAAAGGACAATTCTAATTGTGATAATCAAGGAATTGATATTAGTACCCAAGAATCACTTATTTCTTTTGTACAAAATGAAAGGACGGGTCAGGACAATGGAAAAGAGAGCAACAGTAAAGTTACTCAGAATGCCAGTATAATGCAACATGGACGAGAAGATCCCACTTGGAATCATACTCCTGAGAAGAATCTCCACCAGAGTGTTGATGATGATCAAAACAAGTTGCTCACTGAAAAGGATCATGCACATATAAGTAAAGAAGTGGGGAAATTCACTTCTCAGCCAAAGCCCCATGCTAAGATTAGAAAGCCTGATGAGTTTACTATCAAGGGAAAGGTGGCTCCAAATCCTAAGCCTGTAAGCAACCTTATGAAGGATTTTTCCACGAGCCCAGGAGCGTCAAGTGACAGCACAGAGGGTATGCCACAAAGTGCTAACCGATATAAAGTTTCAGTCCAGAAAGTCCCAAGTAAAATGTATCAAGAGACCAGTGGAAACTCCAAAAAAGCGAGTAGGAAAATAGTCTCTGGTGCAATATCCAATGACTCTATCAGGGAGGGTTGTGGTGATGAATTGGACACCACAACTGTCATGGAAGGATCATCTGATAGTTCATCTACCTCTGCTGACTCAG GTATTTCATCTACAGCCTATGATGAAAGTGAGGCTTCCGATGATGATGGGGCCATATCACT ATCTCAGAAGAGTCTCAAAGGTGGTCTGCACATTAGCTCCATCCTCCGTGGTTCCCGTAGCTATAAGAAGGCAAGAAAGAAGCTGGAGGAGCTGTTAGACGATGATGACACCATTGTGCCTGATAGCCAGCCCACGGATGGTCTTCGGGGTTGA
- the LOC100383247 gene encoding uncharacterized protein isoform X2: MRPSRSRPLGGPPRLPRPCLRLIGIGVRLLAMAAAPSPRPRMAHRKGGAAPISLFLDTDLGTHLALLVAPDTGIRGLKSQVAAEHAAAFPDIGPVITKSFQVRRKGVLYRLSDSMTVMSSFTKIEGGCFLHVNMAEATEATYCCQDAPAIDDKRLSDVSLGIHVKNHIKELPVMASDVACDLLPRDLEGGNDDTTLNNVQAHDALPNCTLVPSSSQLNTEILKNKAVGMDSDAEAGIDQVIDKAKSYSGQIKHANQAEGTYISSTSMACVDKSSNESNMSHAVAELHASRDHGVGDDVSDKKQVRVEQQLLEEIQSKDTLSQVKEHKKSRTGFFDASCTSLLKTGTTLVESLNTSNHQEVHETFNVESIQLENPSTVGKKKKRKRRQLSPSKSASAQETIEPSATAVDLLKPTGEGLPNNSLGIQIHNILAMDNLSQEKEHKKSRTSSPDTSSRHLLETDPASLREPLNTSNHQVHDTLHQESIQLENPSAAGKKKKRKRQLSPSKSVSTQITTEPSPGAAPADLSRSTGDEAYNVELNGKDETIVEESGCRLSSSELNDANQGGKSVQFVSDALASIDLICKQEKFGHSLKGCKDPSIANAIYSTSENVAIEGKTTKESCVPLDRGDKHEEKKQHNEGCHNEAVPEISHMEKGGRSTDVSNKRHTNQITSQVKKGKKSKVGSVGMPTVDATGEKDHMYSENAAKQDTVSTKKEIAHEPSVQQMSNIVYQGDSNVVENPSGDGKKKKKRRRHSESLKGMNPSQDLTSSSGFVTNKNSIQCTDAAPIDAKQTTQGIIEGETVNEHMKLSRSLDVAATNIVDGVLADLRPKDSLSKDLDEDLLPGQTHLGSNQNGLEVPESIAVKVGSVTAALPPKCPAAVHFASPVSSPRQKKSKGKKSKVLSTMTDSSHQSSGVSEEDANRELTESDSLRFADKTSDPEDIVTGNVVAQADDKRKTTKRQRKKGSVKQVCDTLALKETNDAEENLVQGGYVVDTPLSTVGEVEQKGKSSQIPTPKIRKTNCSTHGLDSHTTKDNQGVYVTDIIETHDNENAAGTPTLHEVQKYAMVLKSANTNSQKQRKTSSNSELQSQDCALEHGFTADLVNGRTEREVSTTSSASAVKPDYHTVFHRANDGINFLDHFSCSNMNDDPSIAAESKQNNEDEPLREMKNKKKKWKQGTSSIEPNDILESFPSEKASLTGHFGTSKAIVSSVAKESMNIENENVNDGKEKKRKGKANMEVPTAEKDNSNCDNQGIDISTQESLISFVQNERTGQDNGKESNSKVTQNASIMQHGREDPTWNHTPEKNLHQSVDDDQNKLLTEKDHAHISKEVGKFTSQPKPHAKIRKPDEFTIKGKVAPNPKPVSNLMKDFSTSPGASSDSTEGMPQSANRYKVSVQKVPSKMYQETSGNSKKASRKIVSGAISNDSIREGCGDELDTTTVMEGSSDSSSTSADSGISSTAYDESEASDDDGAISLFRIPYFGTELETVMIVSLASAEAY; the protein is encoded by the exons ATGAGACCCTCACGGTCTCGGCCCCTCGGCGGGCCTCCCCGCCTCCCTCGCCCCTGCCTTCGCCTCATTGGTATTGGCGTCCGCTTGCTCGCTATGGCCGCCGCCCCGTCGCCGCGGCCGCGAATGGCACACCGCAAAGGCGGAGCCGCCCCCATCTCCCTCTTCCTTGACACCGATCTCGGCACCCACCTCGCCCTGCTCGTCGCCCCGGACACCGGCATCCGCGGCCTCAAGT CGCAGGTGGCCGCGGAGCACGCTGCCGCCTTCCCCGACATTGGCCCCGTCATCACCAAGTCCTTCCAG GTCCGGCGGAAGGGTGTACTGTATCGCCTTTCTGATTCAATGACAGTGATGAGTTCCTTCACCAAAATTGAAGGTGGGTGCTTTCTTCACGTCAATATGGCAGAGGCTACAGAAGCCACATACTGCTGCCAAGATGCTCCAGCAATTGATGATAAAAGATTGAGTGATGTTAGTCTTGGAATTCATGTAAAGAACCATATTAAGGAGCTGCCTGTGATGGCATCAGATGTTGCTTGTGATTTGCTCCCTAGAGACCTTGAAG GTGGTAATGATGACACCACGCTGAATAATGTTCAAGCACATGATGCATTGCCCAATTGTACCTTGGTGCCATCCTCATCACAGCTAAATACTGAAATACTGAAGAACAAAGCAGTGGGTATGGACAGTGATGCAGAAGCAGGAATTGATCAAGTTATTGACAAAGCGAAGAGTTACAGTGGCCAGATAAAACATGCTAATCAAGCTGAAGGCACCTACATTAGTTCCACATCAATGGCATGTGTTGATAAATCTTCAAATGAGAGTAATATGTCACATGCTGTGGCGGAGCTACATGCAAGTCGAGACCATGGCGTTGGTGATGATGTTTCTGACAAAAAGCAAGTCAGGGTAGAGCAGCAACTGCTGGAAGAGATACAATCAAAGGATACTCTTTCACAAGTAAAGGAGCACAAAAAATCTAGGACTGGTTTTTTTGACGCATCATGTACGTCCCTACTGAAAACAGGTACTACTCTTGTGGAATCTTTAAACACTTCTAATCATCAAGAAGTCCATGAAACCTTCAATGTGGAGTCCATCCAGCTAGAAAATCCAAGCACTGttggaaagaagaagaaaaggaaaaggcgTCAATTGTCCCCTTCAAAATCTGCTTCTGCTCAAGAGACAATAGAACCATCAGCTACGGCAGTAGATTTATTAAAACCCACAGGTGAAGGTCTGCCTAATAACAGCCTTGGGATACAGATTCATAATATACTTGCAATGGATAATCTTTCACAAGAAAAGGAGCACAAAAAATCTAGGACTAGTTCTCCTGACACATCAAGTAGGCATCTACTGGAAACAGACCCTGCTTCTCTTAGGGAACCTTTAAACACTTCGAATCATCAAGTCCATGACACTTTACATCAGGAGTCCATCCAGCTAGAAAACCCAAGTGCTGctgggaagaagaaaaagagaaagcgTCAATTGTCCCCTTCAAAATCTGTTTCTACTCAAATAACGACAGAACCATCGCCTGGGGCAGCCCCAGCAGACTTATCAAGATCCACAG GCGACGAAGCATATAATGTTGAATTGAATGGCAAAGATGAAACTATAGTCGAAGAATCTGGCTGTCGTCTTTCATCATCAGAACTTAATGATGCAAACCAGGGGGGCAAAAGTGTTCAGTTTGTGAGCGATGCTCTGGCATCTATAGATCTAATCTGTAAACAAGAGAAGTTTGGTCATTCTCTCAAGGGATGTAAGGATCCTTCAATTGCAAATGCCATTTATTCTACAAGTGAAAATGTAGCTATTGAAGGAAAAACTACAAAAGAAAGTTGTGTCCCTTTGGATAGAGGGGACAAGCATGAAGAAAAAAAACAACACAATGAGGGATGTCATAATGAAGCTGTACCTGAAATAAGCCACATGGAGAAAGGTGGCAGAAGTACAGATGTCTCTAACAAGAGGCACACAAATCAAATTACTTCTCAAGTGAAGAAGGGCAAAAAATCAAAGGTTGGTTCTGTTGGCATGCCTACCGTGGATGCCACTGGTGAAAAAGATCATATGTATAGTGAAAATGCTGCCAAACAAGATACTGTTTCTACTAAAAAGGAGATTGCCCATGAACCTTCTGTGCAGCAGATGTCAAACATTGTGTATCAAGGAGATTCAAATGTAGTAGAAAATCCGAGTGGTGatggaaagaaaaagaaaaaaagaagacgCCACTCAGAATCCTTAAAGGGTATGAATCCTAGTCAAGATCTGACATCATCTTCTGGAtttgtaacaaacaaaaactcgatACAATGTACAGATGCTGCTCCAATAGATGCAAAGCAAACAACCCAGGGCATTATAGAAGGAGAAACAGTTAATGAGCACATGAAGCTTAGTAGAAGTCTAGATGTAGCAGCAACAAATATTGTTGATGGGGTATTGGCAGATCTACGACCTAAAGACAGCTTAAGTAAGGATCTGGATGAAGATCTTTTACCAGGACAAACTCACCTAGGCAGCAATCAGAATGGACTAGAAGTTCCTGAATCCATTGCTGTTAAAGTTGGTAGCGTTACTGCAGCATTACCTCCAAAATGCCCTGCAGCGGTTCACTTTGCTTCTCCTGTTAGCTCACCTAGACAAAAGAAGTCTAAGGGGAAAAAATCGAAAGTGCTATCAACCATGACTGACTCTTCTCATCAATCAAGTGGTGTATCCGAAGAAGATGCTAATAGAGAATTAACAGAATCTGATTCTTTGAGGTTTGCTGATAAAACAAGTGATCCTGAGGATATAGTAACTGGAAATGTGGTTGCACAAGCTGATGATAAGCGCAAAACCACTAAGCGTCAAAGGAAGAAGGGCTCTGTTAAGCAGGTATGTGATACATTGGCATTGAAGGAAACAAATGATGCAGAAGAAAATTTGGTTCAGGGAGGTTATGTAGTTGACACTCCTTTAAGCACTGTTGGGGAAGTAGAGCAGAAAGGCAAGTCTTCTCAGATACCGACTCCTAAAATACGAAAAACTAATTGTTCTACTCATGGGCTGGATAGTCACACAACTAAGGACAACCAGGGTGTGTATGTAACTGACATCATTGAAACCCATGATAATGAAAATGCTGCAGGAACTCCAACCTTGCATGAAGTTCAGAAATATGCAATGGTTCTCAAATCTGCCAACACTAATTCTCAAAAGCAAAGGAAAACATCTTCGAATTCTGAACTTCAAAGTCAGGATTGTGCCCTGGAACATGGTTTCACTGCAGATTTGGTGAACGGCAGGACTGAAAGGGAAGTTAGCACTACAAGTTCTGCTAGTGCTGTTAAACCTGATTACCACACCGTTTTTCATCGTGCTAATGATGGAATCAATTTCCTCGATCATTTTAGCTGCAGCAATATGAATGATGATCCATCAATTGCTGCAGAAAGTAAGCAAAACAATGAAGATGAACCTTTAAGGGAAATGAAGAATAAAAAGAAGAAATGGAAGCAAGGTACTAGTAGCATTGAACCAAATGACATTCTAGAATCTTTTCCCTCAGAGAAAGCTAGCTTAACTGGTCATTTTGGTACCAGCAAAGCTATTGTGTCATCTGTTGCAAAAGAAAGCATGAACATAGAAAATGAGAATGTGAATGACGgcaaggagaagaagagaaagggcaAAGCTAATATGGAAGTACCTACTGCTGAAAAGGACAATTCTAATTGTGATAATCAAGGAATTGATATTAGTACCCAAGAATCACTTATTTCTTTTGTACAAAATGAAAGGACGGGTCAGGACAATGGAAAAGAGAGCAACAGTAAAGTTACTCAGAATGCCAGTATAATGCAACATGGACGAGAAGATCCCACTTGGAATCATACTCCTGAGAAGAATCTCCACCAGAGTGTTGATGATGATCAAAACAAGTTGCTCACTGAAAAGGATCATGCACATATAAGTAAAGAAGTGGGGAAATTCACTTCTCAGCCAAAGCCCCATGCTAAGATTAGAAAGCCTGATGAGTTTACTATCAAGGGAAAGGTGGCTCCAAATCCTAAGCCTGTAAGCAACCTTATGAAGGATTTTTCCACGAGCCCAGGAGCGTCAAGTGACAGCACAGAGGGTATGCCACAAAGTGCTAACCGATATAAAGTTTCAGTCCAGAAAGTCCCAAGTAAAATGTATCAAGAGACCAGTGGAAACTCCAAAAAAGCGAGTAGGAAAATAGTCTCTGGTGCAATATCCAATGACTCTATCAGGGAGGGTTGTGGTGATGAATTGGACACCACAACTGTCATGGAAGGATCATCTGATAGTTCATCTACCTCTGCTGACTCAG GTATTTCATCTACAGCCTATGATGAAAGTGAGGCTTCCGATGATGATGGGGCCATATCACT GTTCAGAATCCCCTATTTTGGAACTGAGTTAGAAACAGTCATGATTGTTTCCTTGGCGTCAGCTGAAGCTTACTGA